The following coding sequences are from one Candidatus Effluviviaceae Genus V sp. window:
- a CDS encoding MFS transporter, whose product MGPLGETCSSIPRARRRGDASGRAERRGDRERGLHLKKSQGDDMAEEKIFNRWMVVLGAILIQLCLGGIYIWSVFRKPLEKAIEDGGLGLTPSQATLPFSLVLIFFAIATILGGRWQDKAGPRLVSTIGGLLLGAGLLISAFGKSFPALVIGYGIIGGIGIGFTYVCPVSTGIKWFPDKRGLITGLSVAGFGAGALILAPVANALILSMGIFNTFMTLGIIFLVVVVIASMLLRNPPEGYCPIGWTPPEKVATAKDSYTTGEMLKTPQFYAIWVMYFFGCLAGLMIIGQTSPIGQELAGYTATTAAVAVMLLSIFNGAGRIFWGRVSDGLGRMKTLFVMFMLCGIAMLLYNVIPVFPAYYWIGVAVVGACFGGYLALFPAVTADFFGTKSIGGNYGFVFLAYGVGGLVGPQFAARVLEATGGYTVAFIVTGVLCLIAAGITFATKAPKEA is encoded by the coding sequence ATGGGGCCGTTGGGGGAGACGTGCAGCAGCATCCCGCGGGCCCGGCGGCGGGGAGACGCCTCCGGACGTGCGGAGCGGCGAGGCGACCGGGAGCGCGGACTCCACCTCAAGAAGAGCCAAGGAGACGACATGGCGGAAGAGAAGATATTCAACAGGTGGATGGTCGTGCTCGGCGCGATCCTCATCCAGCTCTGTCTCGGTGGCATCTACATCTGGAGCGTGTTCAGGAAGCCGCTCGAGAAGGCGATCGAAGACGGCGGTCTGGGGCTCACGCCCAGCCAGGCGACGCTCCCGTTCTCTCTGGTGCTCATCTTCTTCGCTATCGCGACCATCCTAGGCGGCCGGTGGCAAGACAAGGCCGGTCCCAGGCTGGTGTCGACCATCGGCGGTCTGCTCCTGGGCGCCGGACTGCTGATCTCGGCGTTCGGGAAGTCGTTCCCGGCGCTCGTGATCGGGTACGGCATCATCGGCGGCATTGGCATCGGCTTCACGTACGTCTGCCCTGTCTCGACCGGCATCAAGTGGTTCCCCGACAAGCGGGGGCTCATCACCGGACTGTCGGTGGCGGGCTTCGGGGCGGGCGCGCTCATCCTGGCGCCCGTGGCGAACGCTCTCATCCTGAGCATGGGCATCTTCAACACGTTCATGACGCTCGGCATCATCTTCCTGGTCGTCGTGGTGATCGCGTCCATGCTGCTGAGGAACCCTCCGGAGGGCTACTGCCCGATCGGTTGGACGCCGCCCGAGAAAGTGGCGACCGCGAAGGACTCCTACACCACCGGTGAGATGCTCAAGACCCCGCAGTTCTACGCCATCTGGGTCATGTACTTCTTCGGATGTCTCGCCGGTCTCATGATCATCGGACAGACCTCGCCGATCGGCCAGGAGCTCGCGGGCTACACGGCGACGACCGCCGCGGTGGCCGTCATGCTGCTGTCGATCTTCAACGGCGCGGGCCGGATCTTCTGGGGACGCGTGTCAGACGGTCTGGGCAGGATGAAGACGCTCTTCGTCATGTTTATGCTCTGCGGCATCGCGATGCTTCTCTACAACGTGATCCCCGTCTTCCCGGCCTACTACTGGATCGGCGTGGCGGTCGTCGGGGCCTGTTTCGGCGGGTACCTGGCGCTCTTCCCGGCGGTCACGGCCGACTTCTTCGGAACGAAGAGCATCGGCGGCAACTACGGTTTCGTCTTCCTGGCGTACGGCGTGGGCGGGCTCGTCGGTCCGCAGTTCGCCGCGCGTGTGCTCGAGGCGACGGGCGGCTACACGGTCGCGTTCATCGTGACCGGCGTGCTCTGCCTGATCGCGGCCGGCATCACGTTCGCGACGAAGGCGCCGAAGGAGGCGTAG
- the acs gene encoding acetate--CoA ligase, with the protein MAEEKKDIQVLLDENRLFEPPAKLAENSNVMAWMKKHGIGSYDELLEKCQDYEWFWKEMADELLEFYEPYDKVLEWDAPWAQWFVGGKYNIVHDALDRHMKTDTKDKVCFRFEGEPGEKKEWTYAEMYAEVNKLANAMKAMGVGKGDRVGIYMPMLVELPIAMLACAKIGAIHSVVFSGFSPQAFAERLNDCEAKLAITCDHFWRRGKKVALKEQTDEAMKMAKTVENVIVVKRMGDDVPWTEGRDHWWHEATADQSDECETEKLDANDILYILYTSGTTGRPKGIQHAHAGYALGTATTLKWVFDIKDDDVYWCAADIGWVTGHSFIVYAPMILGATSVIYEGAPAFPDPDRWWDMIEQHGVTVLYTSPTAVRAHMRLGDEHPEKHEMKSLRLLGSVGEPINPEAWMWYHLHVGKENCPIMDTWWQTETGHFMITPLPITPLKPGSATKPFPGISAKVYDEEGNAIQQAGGNLVVENPWPGMLRGLYKDPERYKNVYWSRYENTYLAGDVCRQDADGYFWIQGRADDVLNVAGHRIGNSEVESALVSHPKVAESAVVGKPHELKGQSLCAFVVLRKGVDATDELRNELREHVGKEIGKIARPDEIWFVDDVPKTRSGKIMRRVIRSKAIGEEVGDTSTLANPEAVEEIGKAR; encoded by the coding sequence ATGGCAGAGGAGAAGAAGGACATTCAGGTGTTGCTTGACGAGAACCGTCTGTTCGAGCCTCCGGCGAAGCTGGCGGAGAACTCGAACGTGATGGCCTGGATGAAGAAGCACGGGATCGGGTCGTACGACGAGCTGCTCGAGAAGTGCCAGGACTACGAGTGGTTCTGGAAGGAGATGGCGGACGAGCTTCTCGAGTTCTACGAGCCGTACGACAAGGTGCTCGAGTGGGACGCTCCGTGGGCGCAGTGGTTCGTCGGCGGGAAGTACAACATCGTCCACGACGCCCTCGACCGCCACATGAAGACCGACACGAAGGACAAGGTCTGCTTCCGCTTCGAGGGTGAGCCCGGCGAGAAGAAGGAGTGGACCTACGCCGAGATGTACGCCGAGGTCAACAAGCTCGCCAACGCGATGAAGGCCATGGGTGTTGGGAAGGGCGACCGCGTCGGCATCTACATGCCCATGCTCGTCGAGCTTCCGATCGCCATGCTCGCATGCGCGAAGATCGGCGCCATCCATTCGGTCGTCTTCTCGGGCTTCAGCCCGCAGGCCTTCGCCGAGCGTCTCAACGACTGCGAGGCCAAGCTCGCGATCACGTGCGACCACTTCTGGCGCCGCGGCAAGAAGGTGGCACTGAAGGAGCAGACCGACGAGGCCATGAAGATGGCCAAGACGGTCGAGAACGTCATCGTCGTGAAGCGCATGGGCGACGACGTCCCGTGGACCGAGGGGCGCGACCACTGGTGGCACGAGGCGACCGCCGATCAGTCGGACGAGTGCGAGACCGAGAAGCTCGACGCGAACGACATCCTCTACATCCTCTATACGTCCGGCACGACCGGTCGTCCGAAGGGCATCCAGCACGCCCACGCCGGCTATGCGCTCGGCACGGCGACGACCCTGAAGTGGGTCTTCGACATCAAGGACGACGACGTGTACTGGTGCGCCGCCGACATCGGCTGGGTCACGGGCCACAGCTTCATCGTCTACGCCCCGATGATCCTCGGTGCGACGTCGGTCATCTACGAAGGCGCACCGGCATTCCCGGATCCCGACCGTTGGTGGGACATGATCGAGCAGCACGGCGTGACGGTGCTCTACACATCGCCGACGGCGGTCCGCGCACACATGCGCCTGGGCGACGAGCATCCGGAGAAGCACGAGATGAAGTCGCTGCGGCTCCTGGGTTCGGTCGGCGAGCCGATCAACCCCGAGGCGTGGATGTGGTACCACCTCCATGTCGGCAAGGAGAACTGCCCGATCATGGACACGTGGTGGCAGACGGAGACGGGACACTTCATGATCACCCCGCTCCCGATCACGCCCCTGAAGCCGGGCTCGGCGACGAAGCCGTTCCCGGGTATCTCGGCCAAGGTCTACGATGAGGAGGGCAACGCCATCCAGCAGGCCGGCGGCAACCTCGTCGTCGAGAACCCGTGGCCGGGCATGCTCCGCGGTCTCTACAAGGACCCGGAGCGCTACAAGAACGTCTACTGGAGCCGCTACGAAAACACGTACCTGGCCGGCGACGTCTGCCGCCAGGACGCGGACGGCTACTTCTGGATCCAGGGCCGCGCCGACGACGTGCTGAACGTCGCCGGTCACCGCATCGGCAACTCCGAGGTCGAGTCGGCGCTCGTCAGCCACCCGAAGGTGGCCGAGTCGGCCGTCGTCGGCAAGCCGCACGAACTCAAGGGTCAGTCGCTCTGCGCCTTCGTCGTTCTGAGGAAGGGCGTCGACGCCACCGACGAGCTCCGGAACGAGCTCCGCGAGCACGTCGGCAAGGAGATCGGCAAGATCGCCCGGCCGGACGAGATCTGGTTCGTGGACGATGTGCCGAAGACCCGTTCGGGCAAGATCATGCGCCGCGTCATCCGCTCCAAGGCCATCGGTGAGGAGGTCGGCGACACGTCGACGCTCGCGAACCCCGAGGCCGTCGAGGAGATCGGGAAGGCCCGGTAG